One Serpentinicella alkaliphila DNA segment encodes these proteins:
- the purR gene encoding pur operon repressor, whose amino-acid sequence MSKFKRNERIAAMVKILSDYPNKLFTLNYFTDRFNAAKSTMSEDIVMVRQAMAKLGLGKVETVAGAAGGVKYVPFSTPDQNREVLNEVCEKLIEKNRILPGGFLYMMDVIFFPSIMQKVGEIFASQFDYSKVDYIVTVETRGIPLALMTAKAMNLPLVIVRINSEVMEGSMVSISYISATTGVIQRMSLSRRAIKPGSRVIIIDDYMRGGGTVKGIIDMMHEFDTEVEGVGVLVATKTPENKMVDNYVPLLIFEEGMTEDNKINIYPNPNIT is encoded by the coding sequence ATGAGCAAATTTAAAAGAAACGAAAGAATAGCCGCTATGGTTAAAATTTTATCTGATTATCCAAATAAACTTTTTACGTTAAATTATTTTACAGATAGATTCAATGCGGCTAAATCTACAATGAGTGAAGACATAGTTATGGTTAGACAGGCTATGGCTAAGCTAGGTTTAGGAAAGGTAGAAACAGTAGCAGGTGCAGCGGGAGGAGTAAAATATGTTCCCTTTTCTACACCTGATCAAAATAGAGAAGTATTAAATGAAGTTTGTGAAAAGCTTATAGAAAAAAATAGAATTTTACCTGGTGGGTTTTTATATATGATGGATGTTATATTCTTCCCATCAATTATGCAAAAAGTCGGAGAAATATTTGCTAGTCAATTTGATTATAGTAAGGTAGATTATATTGTTACTGTAGAAACCCGTGGGATTCCTTTGGCCTTAATGACAGCTAAAGCAATGAATTTACCTCTTGTTATAGTTAGGATTAATAGTGAGGTTATGGAAGGTTCTATGGTGAGTATAAGCTATATATCTGCAACAACAGGTGTGATACAAAGAATGTCACTTTCTAGGAGAGCAATAAAACCAGGTTCGAGAGTAATCATTATAGATGATTATATGAGGGGCGGCGGAACTGTAAAGGGGATTATTGATATGATGCATGAGTTCGACACAGAGGTTGAAGGGGTGGGAGTATTAGTAGCCACAAAAACTCCAGAAAACAAAATGGTTGATAATTATGTTCCTTTGTTGATCTTTGAAGAGGGCATGACTGAGGATAATAAGATTAATATTTATCCAAATCCAAATATAACATAA
- the murC gene encoding UDP-N-acetylmuramate--L-alanine ligase, producing the protein MNNFDINDYKIKHIHLIGIGGISMSAIAEVLLNQGYAISGSDLSDSKLLNRLREKGAEISIGHSAQNIKNPDLIVYSAAIKENNPERIEGKKLGITEIDRAEMLGQIMKKYNKSIAVSGSHGKTTTTSLVSLLMEYSSLDPTILVGGELDEIGGNIKIGQSQHFITEACEYVESFLKFNPFIAIILNIDEDHLDYFRDLEHIKSSFRKFAVSIPKEGFLIANWDDQNVRDISSDLACNILTYSINKEGDFKAKDIEFTKEGLPIFYIEHLSQTYGPFKLSIPGKHNVYNALAAITTLSALGVEIDRLKEYIPKYKGIHRRFDLLGEVKGAKIVDDYAHHPAEIKATLEAARNYPHNKLWCIFQPHTYTRTKTLLEDFAQSFTLADYVIITDIYAAREQDTGEITSLDLVNKINDSAKVSYISGFDNIAQFVYEKLETGDLVLTMGAGDIYKVGQMLLDNKAKTE; encoded by the coding sequence TTGAATAACTTTGACATTAATGATTATAAAATAAAGCATATTCATTTAATCGGTATAGGTGGTATTAGTATGAGTGCTATTGCTGAGGTTTTATTAAACCAAGGCTATGCTATTTCTGGTTCAGACCTTTCGGATTCTAAACTATTAAACCGATTACGTGAAAAAGGGGCAGAAATATCTATAGGCCATTCTGCACAAAATATAAAAAACCCTGACCTAATAGTATATAGCGCTGCTATTAAGGAAAATAACCCTGAAAGAATTGAAGGCAAAAAATTAGGGATTACTGAAATCGATAGAGCAGAAATGCTGGGACAAATAATGAAAAAATACAATAAATCTATTGCGGTTTCAGGCAGTCATGGTAAGACAACAACTACCTCCTTAGTCTCCCTTTTAATGGAATACTCTTCATTAGATCCTACTATTTTGGTTGGCGGTGAGTTAGATGAAATTGGTGGTAATATAAAGATTGGCCAAAGCCAACACTTTATCACAGAGGCTTGTGAATATGTTGAAAGCTTCCTTAAATTTAATCCTTTTATCGCTATTATTCTAAATATTGATGAAGACCATTTAGACTATTTCAGGGACTTAGAGCACATAAAGTCATCCTTTAGAAAGTTTGCAGTAAGTATACCCAAAGAGGGCTTTCTAATTGCAAATTGGGATGATCAAAATGTTAGAGATATAAGTTCGGATTTAGCATGTAACATATTAACCTATTCTATTAATAAAGAAGGGGACTTTAAGGCTAAGGATATAGAATTTACTAAAGAAGGATTGCCTATTTTTTATATTGAGCATTTAAGTCAAACCTACGGACCATTTAAATTGAGTATTCCTGGAAAGCATAATGTATACAACGCTTTAGCAGCCATAACTACCCTAAGCGCTCTAGGTGTTGAAATTGATAGATTAAAAGAATATATTCCAAAATATAAAGGTATCCACCGAAGATTTGATCTTCTTGGAGAAGTAAAAGGTGCTAAAATTGTTGATGATTATGCACACCACCCAGCAGAAATTAAGGCAACCTTAGAAGCCGCAAGAAATTACCCACATAATAAACTGTGGTGTATATTCCAGCCCCATACATACACTAGAACAAAAACCTTGCTAGAAGATTTTGCTCAATCCTTTACTTTGGCAGACTACGTTATTATTACGGATATTTATGCAGCTAGAGAGCAGGATACTGGTGAAATTACAAGCCTAGACTTAGTAAATAAAATAAACGACTCCGCTAAAGTCTCATATATTTCGGGCTTTGATAATATTGCTCAATTTGTATATGAAAAATTAGAGACTGGAGACTTAGTACTAACAATGGGGGCAGGGGACATATATAAGGTTGGCCAAATGTTATTAGATAATAAAGCAAAGACAGAGTAA
- a CDS encoding LCP family protein: MKTFLRVFGISFICFVLLFSSIIWAFNTFMKDNHPNAHVPVIRDVDDSNFEDIDEPELKKLVRKNNRINMVVLGLDETRSDTIIFVSFDPKSKSADMISVPRDTYYPRAGFNGAAKKKINSAYGDHGATGVKAVISDLFFGIPVDYYVTLDYKGVASIVDSIGGVPVYIPQLMKYDDPWDKPPLHIHFEKGNHVLKGNDAVKFLRYRQPNAGSGAMDRMGDVGRIKAQQEFVQAAIKKALTLGNLPSLATNAVRFVRTDVELQEVTRLASSVVGIDTSNIKMHTLPGGASYQGGASYFFHDATETKDLLIKIYSGETETE, translated from the coding sequence ATGAAAACATTTTTACGGGTGTTTGGTATATCTTTTATATGCTTTGTTTTACTTTTTTCAAGTATTATTTGGGCATTTAATACATTTATGAAGGATAATCATCCAAATGCGCATGTTCCAGTTATAAGGGATGTGGACGATAGTAACTTTGAAGATATTGATGAGCCAGAGCTTAAAAAGTTAGTAAGGAAAAACAATAGAATTAATATGGTTGTGTTAGGTCTTGATGAAACAAGAAGCGATACAATAATATTTGTCTCCTTTGATCCAAAGTCTAAGAGTGCAGATATGATATCGGTACCAAGGGATACCTATTATCCTAGAGCTGGTTTCAATGGGGCTGCTAAGAAGAAAATAAATTCTGCATATGGGGATCACGGGGCTACTGGAGTTAAAGCAGTAATTAGTGACTTGTTCTTTGGAATTCCAGTTGATTACTACGTAACCTTAGATTATAAGGGAGTGGCATCAATTGTTGATTCTATTGGAGGAGTGCCAGTATATATACCTCAATTAATGAAATATGATGACCCATGGGATAAGCCACCGCTTCATATACATTTTGAAAAGGGTAATCATGTTTTAAAGGGTAATGATGCAGTGAAATTTTTAAGATATCGCCAGCCAAATGCAGGAAGTGGTGCTATGGATAGAATGGGTGATGTGGGTAGAATAAAGGCTCAACAGGAATTTGTTCAAGCAGCAATTAAAAAGGCCTTAACTTTAGGTAATTTACCTTCTTTAGCAACAAATGCAGTTCGATTTGTTAGAACAGATGTAGAATTACAAGAGGTTACTAGATTGGCTTCTAGTGTAGTTGGAATAGATACTAGTAATATTAAAATGCATACCTTACCAGGAGGGGCTTCATATCAAGGAGGAGCATCATACTTTTTCCACGATGCAACTGAAACTAAAGACCTTTTAATAAAAATATATTCTGGTGAAACAGAAACTGAATAA
- a CDS encoding aminotransferase class I/II-fold pyridoxal phosphate-dependent enzyme, whose amino-acid sequence MAGINQNETPIFTALKEYHKRNVVAFDVPGHKHGVGLKEFTDFVGPNVMEVDVNAMKCLDNICNPIGVIRQAEELAAYAFGSDNAFFLVNGTTAGVQAMIMSACKPGEKIILPRNAHKSAVSGIILSGAIPIYIQPEINEDLGIAMGISIESLEKTIGRHPDAKAVFVINPTYYGMTTNLKEVVSIAHRNGMAVLVDEAHGAHMAFHRDFPLSAMEAGADMSAVSTHKTGGSLTQSSLLLLRQGIIDPFTVKKSLNLTQTTSASYLLMSSVDVARKQLATRGFQLLNDVLKLARDARKAINQIPGLYAFGEELIGSPGIYDFDETKLSVNVAKIGLTGFEVYDLLVDQYNIQVEMADYYNIMAIISVGDTEEPINALVQALKHIAENHRRPEEVKLKNSVLKNPDVIVSPRDAYYSNKKTVKLEEAVGEVSGESIMAYPPGIPLVAPGEKITQEIIDYILLLKEEESLLQGTEDPYIEYVRVLGFGSKY is encoded by the coding sequence ATGGCAGGAATTAACCAAAATGAAACTCCAATTTTTACTGCATTAAAGGAATATCATAAAAGGAATGTAGTTGCATTTGATGTACCAGGACATAAACACGGAGTAGGTCTAAAGGAATTTACGGATTTTGTAGGTCCAAATGTAATGGAAGTCGATGTTAACGCTATGAAATGTTTAGACAATATTTGTAATCCAATTGGGGTTATTAGGCAAGCTGAAGAATTAGCGGCCTATGCCTTCGGTTCAGATAATGCTTTCTTTTTAGTTAATGGAACAACCGCAGGAGTGCAAGCCATGATAATGAGTGCCTGTAAGCCTGGGGAGAAGATAATTTTACCGAGAAATGCACATAAGTCAGCTGTATCGGGAATTATTTTAAGTGGTGCAATTCCAATATATATTCAACCAGAAATTAATGAGGACTTAGGAATTGCCATGGGAATTTCAATTGAAAGCTTAGAAAAAACAATAGGTAGACATCCTGATGCAAAGGCAGTTTTTGTTATAAACCCAACTTACTATGGAATGACAACCAATTTAAAAGAAGTAGTTTCAATTGCACATAGAAATGGAATGGCAGTTCTAGTAGATGAAGCCCATGGGGCCCATATGGCTTTTCATAGGGACTTCCCCTTAAGTGCTATGGAAGCTGGAGCGGATATGAGTGCTGTTAGTACTCATAAAACCGGTGGCTCTTTAACACAAAGCTCACTACTGCTTTTAAGACAGGGTATTATTGACCCGTTTACAGTTAAAAAATCTCTAAACTTAACACAAACGACAAGTGCCTCATATTTACTTATGTCTAGTGTTGACGTTGCAAGAAAACAACTGGCAACTAGGGGTTTCCAATTATTAAATGATGTTTTAAAGCTAGCTAGGGATGCAAGAAAAGCTATTAATCAAATTCCAGGTCTCTATGCCTTCGGTGAAGAATTAATTGGTTCACCAGGAATTTATGACTTTGATGAAACAAAGCTATCAGTAAATGTTGCTAAAATTGGATTGACTGGGTTTGAAGTGTACGATCTATTAGTTGATCAATATAATATACAGGTAGAAATGGCAGACTACTATAATATAATGGCTATAATAAGTGTTGGGGATACGGAAGAACCAATAAATGCGTTAGTACAGGCCTTAAAGCATATTGCGGAAAATCATAGAAGACCTGAGGAAGTAAAATTAAAAAACAGTGTTCTTAAAAACCCAGATGTTATTGTTTCCCCAAGGGATGCTTATTACAGTAATAAGAAAACTGTAAAACTAGAGGAGGCAGTGGGTGAAGTAAGTGGAGAGTCTATAATGGCCTATCCCCCAGGAATACCTTTAGTTGCACCAGGGGAAAAAATAACTCAAGAAATAATAGACTATATTCTTCTATTAAAGGAAGAAGAGAGTTTATTACAAGGAACGGAAGACCCATATATTGAGTATGTAAGAGTTTTAGGGTTTGGTAGTAAGTACTAG
- a CDS encoding M20/M25/M40 family metallo-hydrolase — translation MVKVNEDRVVKEFMELVQIAGHSGEEGEIAKHLKEKLEGLGLKVSIDKAGEKMGGQTGNIIGKLKGTKPGEKIMFSCHMDTVKPGEGIKPQIKDGAIYSDGTTILGADDRAGIAAILEGIKLLKDNNIEHTDVEVVFSIWEEGGLNGAKNLDLDQVEAKYAFVLDSSGSPGEIIIQGPAQDRINVKIKGKSAHAGLYPEKGISAIMIAARAIDNMKLLRIDEETTANIGVINGGEATNIVTAEVSISAEARSINEAKLDKQTKHMAEMFEKAASDFGGVAEVITSREYPSFKISENEDIVVKLKQVFKNIGIEGHTTSTGGGSDTNILNGYGIKAVNLGIGARNPHTFEEHITIEDLVNDAKMVVEIIKEFTN, via the coding sequence ATGGTTAAGGTTAATGAGGATAGAGTAGTTAAAGAGTTTATGGAGCTAGTTCAGATAGCAGGTCATTCAGGAGAGGAAGGAGAAATTGCAAAGCACTTAAAGGAGAAGTTAGAGGGATTAGGTTTGAAAGTTTCTATTGATAAGGCTGGAGAGAAAATGGGGGGCCAGACTGGGAATATAATTGGCAAACTAAAGGGTACTAAACCAGGGGAAAAAATTATGTTTAGTTGCCATATGGATACAGTTAAACCAGGAGAAGGTATAAAACCACAAATTAAGGATGGGGCAATATATAGCGATGGTACAACAATATTAGGTGCAGACGATAGAGCAGGAATAGCAGCGATTTTAGAAGGTATAAAACTACTTAAGGATAACAATATAGAGCATACAGATGTAGAGGTTGTATTTAGTATTTGGGAAGAGGGCGGACTTAATGGTGCAAAAAATTTAGACTTAGACCAAGTTGAAGCAAAATATGCCTTTGTTTTAGATAGTAGCGGTTCTCCAGGTGAAATTATAATACAGGGGCCAGCTCAAGATAGAATAAATGTAAAAATTAAAGGTAAAAGTGCTCATGCTGGTCTATACCCTGAAAAAGGCATTAGTGCAATTATGATTGCTGCTAGGGCAATTGATAATATGAAGCTTTTAAGAATAGATGAGGAAACAACAGCAAATATTGGAGTTATAAATGGTGGAGAGGCTACTAATATCGTAACTGCAGAGGTTTCTATTAGTGCAGAAGCAAGAAGTATAAATGAAGCTAAGCTTGATAAACAAACGAAGCATATGGCTGAAATGTTTGAAAAGGCAGCATCGGATTTTGGGGGCGTTGCGGAAGTTATTACTTCTAGAGAATACCCTTCATTTAAGATTTCAGAGAATGAAGATATTGTAGTTAAGCTTAAGCAAGTGTTTAAAAATATTGGTATAGAAGGCCATACCACATCTACTGGTGGTGGAAGCGATACTAATATTTTAAATGGATATGGAATTAAGGCAGTTAACCTAGGTATTGGTGCTAGAAATCCGCATACCTTTGAAGAACATATAACTATAGAAGACTTAGTGAATGATGCAAAAATGGTAGTTGAAATAATAAAAGAATTTACAAATTAA
- a CDS encoding AbgT family transporter — MSTKAITKKRGIFNRFLDAVEFVGNKLPHPVTLFVMLALIVVIISDIAARAGVAEEFERITNGVPENVRIEAVSLLTVAGIRRIFSEAVSNFTGFPPLGTVLVAMLGVGVAEGTGLIQASLRKLVLVTPKRFITLVVVFAGIMSNVASDAGYVVLVPLGALVFLSFKRHPLAGLAAAFAGVSGGFSANLIIGTLDPLLGGITMSAANMYSPGYIVDPTANWYFMIASTFVIMIIGTFVTEKIVEPRLGAYNGDETVEIERISNKESKGLIWALISLVAFVAVIAFLVVPANGILRDDAGKILGTTPFMSGLVPIIALSFLIPGIAFGIAAGTVKSDKDVANHMGKAMSTMGGYLVLAFVMAQFVSYFSWTNLGTILAVRGADVLRASGLTGIGMLIGFILVSGFINLFIGSASAKWAIMAPIFVPMLMDLGYTPEFTQLAYRIGDSTTNIITPLMAYFAVIVAFAQKYDKKTGIGTLISMMVPYSLLFMIGWVLLFVLWFMVGLPIGPGVFVRF; from the coding sequence ATGAGCACAAAAGCTATAACTAAAAAAAGAGGTATATTTAATAGATTTCTTGACGCAGTAGAATTTGTAGGAAATAAACTACCACATCCGGTAACTCTATTTGTTATGCTGGCATTAATAGTAGTTATTATTTCTGATATAGCTGCAAGAGCAGGGGTAGCAGAAGAATTTGAAAGAATTACAAACGGAGTACCGGAAAACGTTAGAATAGAGGCTGTTAGTCTTTTGACAGTGGCAGGTATTAGAAGGATATTCTCTGAAGCAGTATCTAACTTTACAGGATTCCCACCTTTAGGAACTGTACTTGTTGCGATGCTAGGTGTAGGGGTAGCGGAAGGTACTGGCTTAATCCAAGCTTCCCTTAGAAAACTAGTACTAGTTACACCAAAGAGATTTATTACTTTAGTAGTTGTATTTGCGGGAATTATGTCAAACGTTGCATCAGACGCAGGATACGTAGTATTAGTTCCCCTAGGTGCATTAGTATTTTTAAGCTTTAAAAGACATCCACTTGCTGGACTAGCTGCAGCTTTCGCTGGAGTATCAGGGGGTTTTAGTGCTAACTTAATTATTGGTACTTTAGATCCATTACTAGGTGGAATTACTATGTCAGCGGCAAATATGTATTCTCCAGGATATATAGTTGACCCTACAGCAAACTGGTATTTTATGATTGCTTCAACATTTGTAATTATGATAATAGGAACATTTGTTACTGAAAAAATCGTTGAGCCTCGTTTAGGTGCATATAACGGGGATGAGACAGTTGAAATTGAACGAATAAGTAACAAAGAATCAAAGGGGTTAATTTGGGCTTTAATTTCATTAGTTGCGTTTGTTGCTGTAATAGCTTTTCTTGTTGTACCAGCTAATGGTATTTTAAGAGATGATGCTGGAAAAATTCTTGGTACTACACCGTTTATGAGTGGATTAGTTCCAATTATAGCTTTATCATTCCTGATACCAGGTATTGCCTTTGGTATTGCTGCTGGAACCGTTAAAAGTGATAAAGATGTAGCTAATCATATGGGTAAGGCTATGTCCACTATGGGTGGATATTTAGTACTAGCCTTTGTAATGGCTCAGTTTGTAAGTTATTTTAGCTGGACAAACTTAGGTACAATTTTAGCAGTTAGAGGGGCAGATGTTCTAAGAGCCTCAGGTTTAACTGGTATTGGAATGTTAATCGGATTTATTTTAGTTTCAGGATTTATTAACCTGTTTATCGGAAGTGCATCTGCAAAATGGGCTATTATGGCACCAATATTTGTACCAATGCTAATGGATTTAGGGTATACACCAGAGTTTACTCAGTTAGCTTACAGAATTGGTGACTCAACAACAAATATTATTACACCACTTATGGCATACTTTGCGGTAATAGTTGCATTTGCCCAAAAATATGATAAGAAAACAGGAATAGGAACCTTAATATCTATGATGGTACCATACTCACTATTATTTATGATTGGTTGGGTTTTACTATTTGTACTATGGTTTATGGTGGGGTTACCAATCGGACCAGGGGTATTTGTGAGGTTCTAG
- a CDS encoding YtrH family sporulation protein, whose amino-acid sequence MIIVFQNILYNFFISLGVMLGGCVFGALAATLNGHPPLKAMLDLCDKIKIWAVVVALGGTFTSFQVFDTGIFNGEFKSIIKQVIYIVSALGGAQLAYKLIYYFEGSGRL is encoded by the coding sequence ATGATTATCGTTTTTCAAAATATCTTATATAACTTTTTTATATCTTTAGGGGTTATGTTAGGTGGATGTGTTTTTGGTGCCCTGGCCGCCACATTAAATGGCCACCCTCCACTTAAAGCTATGCTTGATTTATGTGACAAAATAAAGATATGGGCAGTAGTTGTAGCCCTTGGTGGTACTTTTACCTCTTTTCAGGTTTTTGACACGGGTATTTTTAATGGGGAGTTTAAAAGTATAATTAAGCAAGTAATTTATATTGTAAGCGCCCTGGGGGGAGCTCAATTGGCATATAAATTAATCTATTATTTTGAAGGTAGTGGCCGATTATGA
- the rsmA gene encoding 16S rRNA (adenine(1518)-N(6)/adenine(1519)-N(6))-dimethyltransferase RsmA translates to MEHIYNINRTKEIVKEHGFKFSKSLGQNFLIDGNILNKIVDGAGITENDNVLEVGPGIGSLTQFLAERAKKVLAVEIDKSLLPILEKTLGSYDNVQVINKDILEVDLNSLIEEHFPNKKPKVVANLPYYVTTPIIMKFLEEKINIESLVVMIQKEVADRMQAAPNTKDYGALSIAVQYYCNPKILFKVPPSVFVPQPKVESTVIKLEVRETPLVVVHDERLFFNIIRDSFSKRRKTLLNALSTGNLKLNKELIRETLNYYNINENIRGEALSIEEFAQICNYIKGNLIKS, encoded by the coding sequence ATGGAACATATATATAATATAAACAGAACAAAAGAAATTGTTAAAGAACATGGTTTTAAGTTTTCAAAAAGTTTAGGACAGAACTTCCTAATTGATGGCAATATATTGAATAAGATAGTAGATGGAGCAGGGATTACAGAAAATGACAATGTGTTAGAAGTAGGGCCTGGTATTGGAAGTTTAACACAATTTTTAGCAGAACGGGCTAAAAAGGTTTTAGCAGTTGAAATAGATAAAAGTCTATTACCAATATTAGAGAAGACTTTAGGCTCCTACGATAATGTACAGGTTATAAATAAAGATATACTAGAAGTTGATTTAAACAGTCTAATTGAAGAACATTTTCCAAATAAAAAGCCTAAAGTTGTAGCGAACTTGCCTTACTATGTAACGACACCTATTATAATGAAGTTTTTAGAAGAAAAAATAAATATTGAATCTCTAGTTGTAATGATTCAAAAGGAGGTTGCAGATAGAATGCAGGCAGCCCCAAATACAAAAGACTATGGAGCATTATCTATTGCAGTTCAATATTATTGTAACCCTAAAATACTATTTAAAGTTCCACCGTCAGTTTTTGTTCCGCAGCCTAAGGTAGAGTCAACCGTGATAAAACTTGAAGTAAGAGAAACTCCTTTGGTTGTAGTACATGATGAAAGATTGTTTTTTAATATTATTAGAGATTCTTTTAGTAAAAGAAGAAAAACCCTATTAAATGCTTTAAGCACAGGAAACTTAAAATTAAATAAGGAATTAATAAGAGAAACTCTAAATTATTATAATATCAATGAAAACATTAGAGGAGAGGCCCTTTCAATAGAGGAATTTGCACAAATTTGCAATTATATTAAGGGCAATCTAATAAAATCGTAA
- the rnmV gene encoding ribonuclease M5, which produces MIKEIIVVEGKDDVAAIKRAVDAEVIITGGFALRPSVINQIKKAQEKRGVIIFTDPDFAGEKIRKYITSRVEGCKHAFLSKEEATKDDDIGIENASPESIIEALKNARSQIVDRRTEFTQKDLIENKLLGSDQAAYRRNEIGKILGIGYCNAKQLLSRLNNFGVTREEFIEALNKIEK; this is translated from the coding sequence ATGATAAAGGAAATAATAGTAGTTGAAGGAAAAGATGACGTAGCGGCTATAAAAAGAGCAGTAGACGCAGAGGTTATTATTACTGGTGGATTTGCCCTTAGACCTTCAGTTATTAATCAAATAAAAAAGGCACAGGAAAAAAGAGGCGTAATAATATTTACTGATCCAGATTTTGCTGGTGAAAAAATTAGAAAATACATAACTTCTAGAGTAGAGGGGTGTAAACATGCTTTTCTTTCTAAGGAAGAGGCAACTAAAGATGATGATATAGGAATAGAAAATGCATCCCCTGAAAGTATAATTGAGGCATTAAAAAACGCTAGAAGTCAAATTGTTGATAGAAGAACAGAGTTTACACAAAAAGACCTTATAGAAAATAAATTGTTAGGCAGTGATCAGGCTGCATATAGAAGGAATGAGATAGGAAAAATATTAGGTATAGGGTACTGTAATGCTAAACAGCTACTAAGCAGATTGAATAACTTTGGGGTAACAAGAGAAGAATTTATTGAAGCACTAAATAAAATTGAAAAGTAG
- a CDS encoding 3D domain-containing protein — METFRSNKEAYVRIMKSKFFITTIISFVLVLVFGVMILHKTIIINQNGHQMEVKTFAFNVKSLLDKQGIEINENDHITPELNTRLKDGDEVIIRKAFEVKLIDGDIESSIFTVEQTVEHILASQNIEINEFDILEPSLEALVTEGTDIKITRIRKEIVYETHEVPYKTVTKFTDELDHGKTRKVQEGSNGLKEKKYEVIYENGLEAKRVILEETDKIVAVEEVIEKGTSGFVVTSRGETRRYSDVYVMQASAYTAGYECTGKKPGDPYYGITKSGTQVRPGVVAVDPRVIPLGSRLYIESMDGKVSYGIAYAEDTGSSIKGNKIDIYYENLADAKKFGRRQLKVYVLK, encoded by the coding sequence ATGGAGACATTTCGGAGTAATAAGGAAGCTTACGTAAGAATTATGAAAAGTAAGTTCTTTATTACGACAATCATCTCATTTGTGTTAGTTTTGGTATTCGGGGTAATGATATTGCACAAAACTATTATTATTAACCAAAACGGGCATCAAATGGAGGTGAAAACCTTTGCTTTCAATGTAAAATCATTATTAGATAAGCAAGGAATAGAAATCAATGAAAATGATCATATAACCCCGGAGTTAAACACAAGATTAAAGGACGGAGATGAAGTTATCATCCGTAAGGCCTTTGAAGTGAAGTTAATAGACGGTGACATCGAAAGTAGTATATTTACAGTAGAACAAACAGTTGAACATATATTAGCTAGTCAGAACATAGAAATTAACGAGTTTGATATTTTAGAGCCGTCTTTGGAAGCACTTGTAACTGAAGGTACTGACATCAAAATTACTCGTATTAGGAAAGAAATAGTGTATGAAACCCATGAAGTTCCCTATAAAACAGTAACTAAATTTACAGATGAGCTAGATCATGGGAAAACTAGGAAAGTACAAGAAGGTTCAAATGGATTGAAAGAGAAAAAATATGAAGTGATATATGAGAATGGATTGGAAGCTAAAAGAGTAATTTTAGAGGAAACTGACAAAATAGTTGCAGTAGAAGAGGTTATTGAAAAGGGTACCTCAGGGTTTGTAGTCACTTCGAGGGGTGAAACTAGGAGATATTCAGATGTCTATGTAATGCAGGCTTCTGCATATACAGCAGGGTATGAGTGCACCGGAAAGAAACCTGGAGATCCTTACTACGGCATAACCAAAAGTGGAACGCAAGTAAGACCTGGAGTTGTAGCAGTTGACCCTAGAGTTATTCCATTAGGTTCTAGATTATATATAGAGTCAATGGATGGAAAAGTGAGCTATGGAATTGCATACGCAGAAGATACAGGTAGTTCAATTAAAGGAAATAAGATTGATATCTATTATGAGAATCTAGCGGATGCCAAAAAGTTTGGAAGAAGACAGCTTAAGGTATATGTATTAAAATAG